Proteins from a genomic interval of Candidatus Paceibacterota bacterium:
- a CDS encoding alpha-1,2-fucosyltransferase yields the protein MITVKLKGGLGNQMFQYALGRKLAVKHKTDLLLDTSRFEYNALYPNDAARQYSLDCFRLFPGARATNISQYKGGVIETAIRRITHKLIKPDHFAYDKKADHAKDGSFLEGFWQSEVYFKEIQNIIRDDFALKNPLGGNARTVLQLIENLETPVSVHVRRTDYVSNYRSVQLMGYMTDQYYVRASDAMKEKIGKTPSWVIFSDDIAWCKENMKFLDSALFVDKPDIKDYEEMALMSKCKHHIIANSTYSWWGAWLNPHKNKIVIAPKQWTADPRLDTSLVLPPEWHKL from the coding sequence ATGATCACAGTTAAATTAAAAGGAGGACTTGGAAACCAGATGTTCCAATATGCACTTGGAAGAAAATTAGCTGTTAAACACAAGACTGACTTACTACTCGACACCTCACGGTTCGAATACAACGCGCTATACCCTAATGATGCTGCAAGACAATACTCCCTTGATTGCTTTAGACTCTTCCCGGGCGCACGCGCTACAAACATCTCTCAATACAAAGGAGGTGTTATTGAAACAGCAATACGAAGAATCACTCATAAGCTTATTAAACCTGACCATTTTGCGTATGACAAGAAAGCTGACCACGCAAAAGACGGATCATTTTTAGAAGGTTTTTGGCAAAGTGAAGTGTATTTCAAAGAAATACAGAACATCATTAGAGATGATTTCGCATTAAAAAATCCACTCGGTGGAAATGCCCGTACCGTGCTCCAACTCATTGAAAATTTAGAGACTCCAGTGTCAGTACATGTTCGCCGTACAGACTACGTCTCAAACTACCGTTCAGTTCAACTGATGGGATATATGACAGACCAATATTATGTTCGTGCCTCTGATGCAATGAAAGAAAAAATAGGCAAGACACCTAGCTGGGTTATATTTTCAGACGACATTGCGTGGTGCAAAGAGAATATGAAATTTTTAGACAGCGCTCTGTTTGTAGACAAACCAGATATCAAAGATTACGAAGAGATGGCATTAATGAGCAAGTGCAAACACCACATCATCGCAAACAGCACCTATAGCTGGTGGGGTGCATGGCTCAATCCACACAAAAATAAAATTGTCATCGCACCAAAACAATGGACCGCAGACCCTCGCCTTGATACATCATTAGTATTACCCCCCGAGTGGCACAAACTATGA
- a CDS encoding glycosyltransferase produces MNESHVQTSVSVICATRNGGAFITRAIESVLHQTIPPNEIIIVDDASTDTTPTVIQNLIVAHPQANIRLITNTNNVGPGKARTQAINASTSQYIALIDDDDWWISSDKLRAQISFLEAHRDHCLVGCTNTHLMNEDGAQIGIYTNPATDADIRAIILRKNCFTTSSVVFKKDTYLATGGFKPLYLAEDYDMWLRMGKIAKFSNIPEADTAYTVRTGSISKRREKDMYTSILSIVKDHKHEYPGAFIGITKAYVRLLYLRMKNFL; encoded by the coding sequence ATGAACGAATCACATGTACAAACATCAGTCAGCGTCATTTGCGCCACAAGAAATGGAGGGGCATTCATTACTCGAGCAATAGAAAGTGTTCTTCATCAGACCATTCCTCCCAATGAAATTATCATTGTAGACGACGCAAGTACTGATACCACTCCCACGGTCATCCAGAACCTTATTGTGGCACATCCACAAGCCAATATTCGACTCATTACGAATACTAATAACGTTGGACCAGGAAAAGCACGCACCCAAGCAATTAACGCCTCTACTAGCCAATATATTGCCCTCATCGATGATGATGACTGGTGGATCAGTTCTGACAAACTTCGTGCACAAATATCCTTTTTAGAGGCTCATAGAGACCACTGTCTTGTAGGGTGTACAAACACCCATCTGATGAATGAAGATGGTGCCCAAATTGGTATATACACTAACCCAGCTACTGATGCTGATATTCGTGCAATTATTCTCAGAAAGAACTGCTTTACAACTTCTTCAGTGGTCTTTAAAAAAGATACATATTTAGCTACCGGAGGTTTCAAACCACTCTACTTGGCAGAAGATTATGATATGTGGCTTCGAATGGGAAAGATTGCAAAGTTTTCTAATATTCCTGAGGCTGACACTGCATACACAGTTCGAACGGGAAGTATTAGCAAGCGCAGAGAAAAAGACATGTACACATCAATACTCTCAATTGTAAAAGATCACAAACACGAATACCCAGGTGCATTTATTGGCATCACCAAAGCATACGTACGGTTATTGTACCTACGAATGAAAAATTTTCTGTAA
- a CDS encoding type IV secretion system DNA-binding domain-containing protein — MEDRVAYFAETDTRGRRVKFGIKASDRTRHVYIIGKTGMGKSTLLENMAVQDMQNGEGMAFIDPHGKTADLLIDYVPKERVKDVVYFAPFDLNYPISFNVMEDVGYERRFLVVSGLMSAFKKIWQDAWSARMEYILSNTILALLEYPGSTLIGVNRMLSDKEYRNLVVANIKDPAVKSFWVDEFAKYNERYMQEAGDAIKNKIGQFTSNPMIRNIIGQPKSSFDFRELMDKKKIVIINLSKGQVGEGNANLLGSMLITKIYLAAMSRADAAPAVIKNMPNFYLYVDEFQSFANESFANILSEARKYKLNLTMAHQYIEQMSEEVRSAVFGNVGTMIAFRVGAYDADVLEKEFAPQFEANDLVNLGFVQIYLKLMIGGVTSQPFSAVTLPPIAKPLVSFREQIIDASRANFSKPRGEVEEYIKEWHKPIESAERPVRRQPENRQPDIRQPERPAVRPREPELVGKEDMQDSLKRSVKKMYTSEPMPASDRSPVEESLKAQVKPKVMPRSEVEKNEQKNSLREQLLAISKELEKKETVSVASKSPTPPTDTRTHAEIPREELQKIFHS, encoded by the coding sequence ATGGAAGATCGAGTAGCGTACTTTGCAGAAACTGATACGAGGGGCCGAAGAGTTAAATTCGGCATTAAAGCCTCGGACAGAACTCGACACGTCTATATTATTGGAAAGACGGGTATGGGAAAGTCTACACTCCTTGAAAACATGGCCGTCCAGGACATGCAAAACGGGGAAGGAATGGCCTTTATTGATCCCCACGGAAAAACAGCAGACCTCCTCATTGATTATGTTCCAAAGGAGCGCGTAAAAGACGTTGTATATTTTGCACCGTTTGATCTTAACTATCCAATTTCATTTAACGTGATGGAGGACGTTGGGTATGAACGTCGCTTCTTGGTGGTCTCAGGTCTCATGAGTGCATTCAAGAAGATTTGGCAGGATGCGTGGTCAGCTCGTATGGAGTATATTCTCTCGAATACTATTCTTGCTCTTTTGGAGTATCCCGGCTCGACACTCATTGGAGTTAACCGAATGCTTTCGGATAAGGAGTATCGAAATCTGGTAGTTGCAAACATCAAGGATCCGGCTGTAAAGTCGTTTTGGGTAGATGAGTTTGCAAAGTATAACGAGCGATACATGCAGGAAGCGGGAGACGCGATCAAGAACAAGATCGGACAGTTCACCTCGAACCCAATGATCCGAAATATTATCGGCCAGCCGAAATCGTCATTTGATTTCCGCGAATTGATGGACAAGAAAAAAATTGTCATCATCAACCTCTCAAAGGGGCAAGTTGGAGAAGGAAATGCAAATCTCCTTGGAAGCATGTTGATTACAAAAATATACCTTGCTGCAATGTCACGAGCTGACGCTGCTCCCGCAGTTATAAAGAACATGCCCAATTTCTACCTTTACGTAGACGAGTTCCAGTCATTTGCTAACGAGTCATTTGCAAACATTCTTTCGGAGGCTCGAAAATACAAGTTAAATCTAACTATGGCACACCAGTACATTGAACAAATGTCTGAAGAGGTACGTTCTGCGGTGTTTGGAAACGTCGGAACAATGATTGCTTTTCGCGTCGGTGCCTATGATGCTGATGTCTTGGAAAAAGAATTTGCGCCGCAATTTGAGGCAAATGATCTAGTTAACCTTGGTTTCGTACAGATTTATCTCAAGCTCATGATTGGTGGTGTGACATCTCAGCCGTTTTCCGCTGTCACACTCCCTCCAATTGCAAAACCACTGGTGTCATTTAGAGAGCAAATTATTGATGCGTCGCGTGCTAATTTCTCAAAGCCTCGTGGGGAAGTAGAAGAATACATTAAGGAGTGGCATAAGCCTATTGAGTCAGCTGAGCGACCTGTCCGCCGACAACCTGAAAATCGACAACCTGATATAAGACAACCAGAACGACCAGCAGTGCGTCCACGGGAACCAGAGCTTGTTGGGAAAGAAGATATGCAGGACTCTTTGAAGCGATCGGTAAAGAAAATGTATACGTCGGAGCCTATGCCAGCATCAGATAGATCACCAGTGGAAGAAAGTCTTAAGGCTCAAGTTAAACCGAAAGTAATGCCGCGCTCTGAAGTTGAGAAAAATGAACAGAAGAATTCTCTCCGTGAGCAGTTACTAGCAATATCAAAGGAACTCGAGAAGAAGGAAACTGTGTCCGTTGCGTCAAAGTCTCCAACTCCACCAACTGACACACGAACTCACGCTGAAATTCCAAGAGAAGAATTACAGAAAATTTTTCATTCGTAG
- a CDS encoding putative glycoside hydrolase, which translates to MWKAAKAVLIGALVICIFAVALAASFNLAPKYFRVSYQRTADEVVSAAQTAIQKIAVAEEKKKVISRIPTPEAVKAIYITNWVAGTKHLRDPLIKLVEDTEINAVVIDIKDYTGKIGFIPNDPDLLATGAGEARIADIDALIQELHNKGIYVIGRLSVFQDSYMVKAEPEWAVKKSSDTSAVWKDYKGVSWLDAGDERVWNYATKIALESWNRGFDEINLDYIRFPSDGNMKDIYFPASEGKIKQDVLESFLKHISGELKKENIPISVDLFGMVTTNTDDLGIGQVLEKALPYVDYVAPMVYPSHYPATWNGLANPAEHPYEVIKISMSRAMERAVAMGISTDKLRPWLQDFDLGADYTADMVRAQIKATNDIGLDSWMIWNASNKYTNGAYLPESTQ; encoded by the coding sequence ATGTGGAAAGCCGCTAAGGCAGTACTCATTGGTGCGCTTGTAATTTGTATATTTGCAGTAGCTCTTGCTGCCTCGTTTAACCTCGCTCCTAAATATTTTAGGGTGTCATACCAGCGTACAGCTGACGAAGTTGTTTCAGCTGCTCAAACTGCTATACAAAAAATTGCAGTCGCTGAAGAGAAAAAGAAAGTTATTTCTCGCATTCCTACACCAGAAGCTGTAAAGGCAATTTATATAACCAACTGGGTTGCGGGTACAAAACATCTCCGAGACCCACTCATTAAGTTAGTTGAAGATACTGAGATTAATGCAGTGGTAATTGATATTAAAGATTACACAGGAAAGATTGGCTTCATTCCAAACGATCCAGACCTTCTTGCAACCGGTGCGGGAGAAGCACGCATTGCTGACATTGATGCGCTTATCCAAGAACTCCACAACAAAGGAATCTATGTTATTGGAAGACTCAGTGTGTTTCAGGATTCGTACATGGTTAAGGCTGAGCCAGAATGGGCAGTAAAAAAATCATCTGACACATCAGCGGTATGGAAAGACTATAAAGGAGTCAGTTGGCTAGATGCGGGAGATGAACGTGTCTGGAACTATGCAACAAAAATCGCACTTGAATCATGGAACCGAGGGTTTGATGAAATTAATCTTGACTATATTCGATTCCCATCTGACGGAAATATGAAGGATATATACTTTCCTGCAAGTGAAGGAAAGATTAAGCAAGATGTTTTAGAGAGTTTTTTGAAGCATATATCAGGCGAACTAAAAAAAGAGAACATTCCAATATCAGTTGATCTCTTTGGAATGGTGACAACAAATACAGATGACCTTGGTATAGGACAAGTATTAGAAAAAGCACTACCGTACGTAGACTATGTTGCACCAATGGTGTACCCGTCACATTACCCAGCAACATGGAATGGTTTGGCCAATCCTGCAGAACATCCATATGAAGTGATTAAGATATCTATGAGCCGTGCGATGGAGCGTGCTGTTGCAATGGGGATTTCAACAGATAAATTACGTCCATGGCTTCAAGACTTTGACCTTGGTGCTGATTACACAGCAGACATGGTCCGTGCACAGATTAAAGCTACAAATGATATTGGTCTTGATAGTTGGATGATATGGAATGCATCAAACAAGTACACGAATGGTGCATATCTTCCTGAATCAACACAATAG
- the murC gene encoding UDP-N-acetylmuramate--L-alanine ligase, whose product MDVFAVKKAHFIGIGGIGISAIARMLIARGVAVSGSDQADGKVVSELKKLGATIHIGHAAENIPQDTELVVYTIAIPKDNAELVRASEMAESGMKVMTYPEALGAFSSGMYTIAIAGTHGKTTTTGMVASMLMHAKKEPTVIIGSFLKVPGAHNEFSNFIAGASDLLVVESCEYKRSFLNISPDIAVITNIDDDHLDYYKDLADIQRAFCEFVDRIKPGGVLITDVTHPSVVPVVEYAKGKNITVIDYTVGGFNGKLSVPGVHNRMNAKAAFEAGAFMGMDTEILEQGLTTFSGTWRRFEYKGVAASGAKIYDDYGHHPTEIKATLAAAREEFGDKAEIVAVFQPHLYSRTKEHFNEFAEAFTDANSVILLPIYAAREAFDPTVTHTLLADAARTHGTAAVAVGDFDEAVAKLTKELTPTSVLITIGAGDVYKVGDRLIHTLRE is encoded by the coding sequence ATGGATGTATTCGCTGTAAAGAAAGCGCATTTTATTGGAATCGGTGGAATTGGTATTTCTGCAATTGCGCGCATGCTCATTGCTCGTGGTGTTGCTGTCTCAGGGTCTGATCAGGCTGATGGGAAAGTGGTATCAGAATTGAAAAAGCTCGGTGCAACAATTCACATTGGCCACGCCGCAGAAAATATTCCACAAGACACAGAGCTTGTGGTGTATACAATTGCGATACCTAAAGACAACGCTGAACTAGTACGTGCCAGTGAAATGGCAGAGTCTGGCATGAAAGTCATGACATACCCCGAAGCACTCGGTGCTTTTTCTTCTGGGATGTATACGATTGCTATTGCCGGAACTCACGGAAAGACCACAACAACAGGTATGGTTGCTTCAATGCTCATGCATGCAAAAAAGGAACCAACTGTCATAATTGGAAGCTTTCTTAAGGTTCCAGGGGCACATAATGAATTTTCGAATTTCATTGCTGGCGCGAGCGATCTTCTAGTTGTTGAGTCGTGTGAATACAAACGTTCATTTTTAAACATTTCTCCAGACATTGCAGTTATCACAAATATTGATGACGACCATCTTGATTACTACAAGGATCTCGCGGATATCCAACGTGCTTTTTGTGAGTTTGTTGATCGTATAAAACCAGGAGGTGTACTCATTACTGACGTAACACATCCTTCTGTTGTGCCTGTTGTTGAATATGCTAAAGGAAAAAATATTACTGTCATTGATTACACAGTCGGTGGATTTAACGGGAAGCTTTCGGTTCCAGGTGTCCACAACCGAATGAACGCAAAAGCTGCCTTTGAAGCAGGAGCTTTCATGGGAATGGATACAGAAATTTTAGAACAGGGACTTACAACATTTTCTGGAACATGGAGACGGTTTGAATATAAAGGAGTAGCAGCATCAGGAGCGAAAATTTATGATGATTATGGTCACCATCCAACTGAAATCAAGGCGACTCTTGCTGCTGCACGAGAAGAATTTGGAGACAAAGCAGAAATAGTTGCGGTGTTTCAACCACACTTATATAGTCGAACAAAAGAGCACTTTAATGAATTTGCCGAAGCGTTTACAGATGCCAACAGTGTCATACTGCTTCCAATTTACGCAGCGCGAGAGGCATTTGACCCGACAGTAACACATACACTTTTGGCTGATGCAGCGAGAACCCATGGAACTGCCGCTGTTGCGGTGGGAGATTTTGATGAAGCTGTTGCAAAACTTACAAAAGAACTGACTCCAACATCAGTTTTGATCACAATTGGAGCAGGAGATGTCTATAAAGTTGGGGACAGGCTTATACACACCTTGCGGGAGTAG
- the murD gene encoding UDP-N-acetylmuramoyl-L-alanine--D-glutamate ligase, with the protein MDNRGYEACKQWLKGKNVTVMGLGLLGRGVGDVAFFAEHAAHVIVTDVKTEAQLKTSIDQLKQYLNITYRLSGHVVEDFISADIVCKGAGVPLNSPYIEAARNAGKEVVMSSAVFARFAVMSGARIVGVTGTRGKTTAAYLIHHVLKERSIPVRLGGNILGVSTIQFLKDIVFGEVFVLELDSWQLQGFGDWKISPHIAVFTTFLEDHQNYYKDKPQQYLADKANIFLWQDVHDVLILGPQCAGLISETYKRRINGRLVLSKDIPEGNFSLKLIGKHNIYNAAIAQNVLKELGITVEESNEAVASFVGVPGRLEVVSKEKVDSTDKVRVWVNDTTATTPDALFVGITGLIESGHGNIVLIAGGADKELGLGKALEALKMAKVCILLPGTGTNRLKLELATSGLPYVEVSDMHEAVLLAQKTALETGADAVLMSPGFASFGLFKNEYDRGDTFVSEVKKLQHQS; encoded by the coding sequence ATGGACAATAGGGGGTATGAGGCATGTAAACAATGGCTCAAAGGGAAGAATGTGACCGTCATGGGTCTTGGACTACTTGGTCGCGGGGTTGGTGATGTTGCGTTTTTTGCTGAGCACGCAGCGCATGTAATTGTGACTGATGTAAAAACAGAAGCGCAGTTAAAGACTTCAATAGATCAACTGAAGCAATACTTGAACATAACATACCGTCTCAGTGGTCATGTTGTAGAAGACTTTATATCGGCTGATATTGTGTGCAAAGGTGCCGGTGTTCCACTAAATTCACCGTATATTGAAGCTGCTCGAAACGCAGGAAAGGAAGTGGTGATGAGTTCTGCTGTGTTTGCACGGTTTGCTGTAATGTCAGGAGCGAGAATTGTTGGTGTCACAGGAACTCGAGGAAAAACTACTGCTGCATACTTAATTCACCACGTGCTTAAGGAAAGATCTATTCCAGTTCGACTGGGTGGAAATATTCTTGGAGTATCAACGATTCAATTTCTGAAAGATATTGTATTTGGTGAAGTGTTTGTGCTTGAGCTTGATTCTTGGCAGTTACAAGGTTTTGGAGATTGGAAAATCAGTCCGCACATTGCAGTTTTTACAACCTTTCTTGAAGACCACCAAAATTACTACAAAGATAAGCCACAACAATACCTTGCTGACAAAGCAAATATTTTCTTGTGGCAAGATGTACACGACGTACTAATTCTCGGACCGCAGTGTGCGGGTTTAATATCGGAAACATATAAACGGAGGATTAATGGTCGGCTGGTTCTCTCAAAAGATATTCCAGAAGGAAATTTTTCACTGAAATTAATTGGGAAGCATAATATTTATAATGCTGCTATTGCCCAGAACGTGTTAAAGGAACTGGGAATTACAGTTGAAGAAAGCAACGAAGCAGTGGCGTCATTTGTGGGTGTGCCGGGTAGATTGGAAGTAGTTTCAAAAGAGAAGGTTGATAGTACAGATAAGGTGAGGGTGTGGGTCAATGATACGACCGCAACAACACCTGATGCACTCTTTGTCGGTATTACCGGACTTATAGAATCGGGGCATGGAAACATCGTATTAATTGCCGGTGGAGCGGACAAGGAATTAGGCCTTGGAAAGGCCCTGGAAGCTCTAAAAATGGCCAAGGTGTGCATATTATTACCTGGTACGGGAACTAATCGATTAAAGCTAGAATTAGCCACTTCAGGGCTTCCGTATGTGGAGGTTTCTGACATGCATGAAGCTGTATTGTTAGCTCAAAAAACAGCACTTGAAACTGGTGCTGATGCGGTACTGATGAGTCCAGGATTTGCCTCATTTGGACTTTTTAAAAATGAATATGATAGGGGAGATACGTTTGTGTCAGAAGTCAAAAAACTACAACATCAAAGTTAA
- the radC gene encoding DNA repair protein RadC, protein MNTTIDTKKQIRYSIKDTDLFLDVSTPREREYVLRVRDLPKEDQPREKLLSTGPGALSVSELLAIVLGSGTKKEGVLEMSEKIVKEYGERVLSRQVNAEEMATELDIPLFKAMQVVAVSELGRRFFDKTAGGMAVLRTPEDAYNYLHDMHNLPKEHVRGIYLNAHHQVIHDEVISIGTVNSNLIHPREVFRPALQYGAAGVILAHNHPSGVMEASISDIEVTNQLIESGKILGITLIDHIIVSGEKFISIDVDYNA, encoded by the coding sequence ATGAATACTACAATCGATACAAAGAAGCAGATACGGTACTCAATTAAGGATACCGATTTGTTCTTAGACGTCTCAACTCCTCGGGAAAGAGAGTATGTATTGCGAGTTAGGGATTTGCCCAAGGAAGACCAACCGAGAGAAAAATTATTATCTACTGGCCCAGGAGCGCTCTCTGTTTCAGAGCTACTAGCGATTGTTCTCGGTAGCGGTACGAAAAAAGAGGGGGTATTAGAGATGTCAGAAAAAATAGTTAAAGAATATGGAGAACGGGTGCTCTCAAGACAGGTAAATGCAGAAGAAATGGCAACTGAACTAGACATTCCATTATTTAAAGCGATGCAGGTTGTTGCGGTAAGTGAATTAGGTAGGAGATTTTTTGATAAGACTGCAGGTGGTATGGCGGTACTTAGGACACCTGAAGATGCATACAATTATTTGCATGACATGCATAATCTTCCTAAAGAGCATGTCCGTGGAATATATCTAAACGCGCATCATCAAGTGATTCATGATGAGGTAATTTCAATTGGAACTGTTAACTCAAATCTTATCCACCCTCGAGAAGTATTTCGCCCAGCATTACAGTATGGAGCAGCTGGAGTAATTCTTGCCCACAACCATCCGTCAGGTGTTATGGAAGCTTCGATATCAGATATTGAAGTTACAAATCAACTTATTGAGTCTGGAAAAATATTAGGAATTACGTTGATTGACCACATTATTGTCAGTGGTGAAAAATTTATTAGCATAGATGTTGATTACAATGCCTAG
- the pyk gene encoding pyruvate kinase: MKNIATPHTPALKKTKIVATIGPATEKEPEFTELVKAGLNVMRLNFSHGDHPEHQARVEVCKKVSEKLGVHMAILQDLSGPKIRIGDFGTESGRVTLKAGQKFTITTDKVIGTEEKVSVNYPTLPQELKVGGFVLLDDGKKRLQVTEIKGNDIHCKVIVGGDTKGRRGVNLPGAYLKISSITDKDRKDLEFGIKNKVDYIALSFVRRPEDITELRGMLDKAKSKAKIIAKIETEEAIDNLEAIVALTDGVMVARGDLAIEVPAEKVPMIQKRLIAMCNEQGKPVITATQMLESMIKSPVPTRAEVSDIANAILDGTDAIMLSEETTLGEYPVEAIKVMSRVAAEIEAQYPIRTVEEVMTDEKNVVDAVSGAVIHIATQLDAKAIIAVTHSGLTARMLSRFKPAQHIYALTPDPKVATQLVLTAGVTPVLVEKRASAVDTFESVKKVMIKNKMITKGDVVVLAAGLPFDKNIDTNALIVETI; the protein is encoded by the coding sequence ATGAAAAATATCGCCACACCACACACACCTGCATTAAAAAAGACAAAGATTGTTGCAACTATTGGTCCTGCAACAGAAAAGGAGCCAGAATTTACAGAACTTGTTAAGGCAGGACTAAACGTCATGCGTCTCAACTTCTCTCACGGAGACCACCCTGAACACCAGGCTCGCGTTGAGGTGTGTAAGAAGGTGAGTGAAAAGTTGGGTGTGCACATGGCAATTCTCCAAGACCTTTCTGGACCAAAGATTCGTATTGGTGATTTTGGAACTGAAAGTGGACGAGTAACTCTCAAGGCAGGTCAGAAATTCACAATTACAACAGATAAGGTGATCGGAACAGAAGAAAAGGTTTCTGTTAACTACCCAACACTTCCTCAAGAACTTAAAGTTGGTGGCTTTGTTCTCCTTGATGATGGAAAGAAGCGTCTCCAGGTTACTGAAATCAAAGGCAATGACATTCATTGTAAGGTGATCGTTGGAGGTGATACAAAAGGACGACGTGGAGTTAACCTCCCAGGGGCGTACCTAAAGATCAGCTCTATTACTGACAAGGATCGAAAGGATCTAGAGTTTGGTATTAAGAACAAGGTTGATTACATTGCTCTTTCATTCGTACGACGACCAGAAGATATTACTGAACTTCGTGGAATGCTCGATAAGGCAAAGTCAAAAGCAAAGATCATTGCAAAGATCGAAACAGAAGAAGCTATTGATAACCTAGAAGCAATCGTTGCGCTCACTGATGGTGTGATGGTGGCTCGTGGCGACTTGGCAATCGAGGTTCCTGCTGAAAAGGTTCCTATGATCCAGAAGCGACTTATTGCGATGTGTAACGAACAAGGAAAGCCTGTCATCACTGCAACTCAAATGTTGGAGTCTATGATCAAGAGCCCAGTTCCAACACGTGCTGAAGTTTCAGACATTGCAAATGCAATTCTTGATGGAACAGATGCGATTATGCTTTCTGAGGAAACAACACTTGGTGAGTATCCAGTTGAGGCAATCAAAGTGATGTCACGTGTGGCAGCAGAAATTGAAGCCCAGTATCCAATTCGAACGGTTGAAGAGGTTATGACCGATGAAAAGAACGTTGTTGATGCTGTTTCAGGCGCTGTAATTCACATTGCTACACAGCTTGATGCAAAGGCAATTATTGCAGTAACCCACTCAGGTCTCACTGCTCGAATGCTTTCACGCTTTAAGCCAGCACAACACATCTATGCACTTACTCCAGATCCTAAGGTTGCAACACAGCTTGTCCTAACAGCTGGTGTAACTCCAGTACTCGTTGAAAAGCGTGCTTCAGCCGTTGATACGTTTGAATCTGTAAAGAAGGTGATGATCAAAAACAAAATGATCACAAAAGGAGATGTTGTTGTTCTTGCTGCCGGTCTTCCATTCGACAAGAATATTGACACAAACGCGCTCATTGTAGAAACAATTTAA
- a CDS encoding DUF4383 domain-containing protein, with translation MVKTLAYIVGVVFLAVGVLGFVPALTPNGLLLGVFEVDGIHNMVHILSGLAAIVAAAVSTAYASWYFKIFGIVYLLVTVLGFIGNDPVLGLIVVNTADNFLHLVLTAVFLYAGFGLLSGNRDQMMTV, from the coding sequence ATGGTTAAGACACTCGCATATATCGTTGGAGTCGTATTCTTGGCTGTGGGTGTATTGGGATTCGTTCCAGCACTTACTCCAAACGGTCTTCTTCTCGGAGTATTTGAGGTTGATGGGATCCACAATATGGTTCACATCCTCTCAGGTCTTGCTGCTATCGTTGCTGCTGCAGTTTCAACTGCATACGCATCTTGGTACTTCAAGATTTTCGGAATTGTATACTTGCTCGTTACTGTACTTGGATTCATTGGAAATGATCCAGTACTAGGACTTATCGTTGTAAACACAGCTGATAACTTCCTACACCTTGTCCTTACAGCAGTCTTCCTCTATGCAGGATTCGGACTCTTAAGTGGCAATCGTGACCAGATGATGACAGTCTAG
- a CDS encoding flagellar biosynthesis anti-sigma factor FlgM, translated as MSLDPNGGNPGLSVHEQISMLDAARFAVGTTSPTVAKELLEKLKANEVRADKVADIRARLEDGTYESDAMHNRVAGEALDDLE; from the coding sequence ATGTCTTTAGATCCAAATGGTGGTAATCCTGGTCTCTCTGTCCATGAGCAAATTTCAATGCTCGACGCTGCTCGATTTGCTGTAGGAACAACAAGTCCTACGGTAGCAAAGGAGCTTCTTGAGAAGCTCAAAGCCAATGAAGTCCGAGCCGATAAGGTTGCGGACATCAGGGCCAGGCTCGAGGATGGCACATACGAAAGCGATGCGATGCATAATCGTGTGGCTGGCGAAGCTCTCGACGACTTGGAATGA